Part of the Sorghum bicolor cultivar BTx623 chromosome 1, Sorghum_bicolor_NCBIv3, whole genome shotgun sequence genome, TGAAATGGCAagattgctctgaaaatttcttgcaagtatatatatatatatatatatatatatatatatatatatatatatatatacgcaaGTGTTGAGTTCACTTCAGCGCAACATGTAGGAGTTCACCTGTGAAATTTCTTGTGTTATATGATCGATTAGTAGTTTTATTCTTATCTTGAATCCCATATTATTGTCATCCCAGGTCAATTTTATCTTTCTTAACTGGAAGCTTGTTTCAAATGATTCTTGAAAATGGAAGCAATTGATAGTTTAGGTGTTTGATGTGCATCCATTTCATTCcttgtaagagcatctccaatagtaCCCAAAAAACAATCATAAAAATTTGGTTTTGCAACCTTTCCAAGAAATATCGGAAAGGGAAAAAAGGTCCTCACCGACAGTTTTCAATAATTTGCTCCTAAAAAGAAAAGCATGCCCACTTGAAATTTTTTCATCGCTGCTTGTGCCACACAAACGCGGCCACCATTGCCACCAGCAGCCACCCTACAGCTGGCCATCCCTGGCACCTAACTGACACCCAGAACCTCAAAAATGGAATCTCCATTGTCTGCTCTACCTCCCACTATTCTCATATTTGAAAATAGTCACATAAGATCCAATTCCGGTAAACCTGCCAGACAGTGGTGGCTGTTGCCTGCATGCATGGCTCTACTTAGTATTCTCAGATCTGAAAATAGTGGCTGGAGGTTTAATTCCGGTAAACCTGCCAGACAGTGGTGGCTGTTGCCTGCATGCATGGCTCTAATTAGTATTCTCAGATCTGAAAATAGTGGCTGGAGGTTTAATTCCGGCAAACCTCCATGCAGCGGCGGTCGGGGCGATGGAGTGTCGAAAAAAATGAGCGCCCTAGGAGTCCACGTATCTTTGTGCATGGATGCCTTCGTTTTTCCAAGCGTGGATAGATTGGGAGTTAGGATAGGGAGTTGTTGAAGGAAGttttttgtttcatcttgccaaAAAAGTAAGATTAGGAGTTGCtttaccaaactgttggagatgctctaactacATTTTTTCCCCTCACTTTTTGATGATATAACTAAGCGTACCAACTGGCAAGGGTTGAGTATTGAAATTTTATTTCTCAAGcacatgatgtgatgatgaaaTAGACCCCTATAGTGGAACTTTCAAAAGCTACTAAATCAAACAATTTGCAAGAAGCAAGAGTAACTTATGGCATATTACAATTTATTTTGCTAAGATAAATTAGCTGTTGGCAAAAGGATTCATCCTAAGCATAGCAGTTCGCGGATAACTGATGGTCACATTTGATCAttagaaaggaaaaaaaaacgaaGGAAAAGGGGTGACACCAAACATGAAGTATATCTGAAAAATTGTCTCTTATTATGAACTTCTTGGCACTGTCAGAAAATTATTTTTCCAAGGACATGTTAAAGCTAGCTTCTAACCCCAACCTAAACTTCATCTGTGACAATTGCAACAGAAAAGGACTGATGGGACATAGGATTggattagattttttttttctcgaactaggATTGGATTAGATTGACATTGTCCCCTCATATTATGTTAGCAAGGAACAAACACAGAATAATGATGGAATTGGTGTCATATTCTAACTTAGCATCTACTCCTTTTCTATCATATGTTTTCACCACTTCCATTTTCCATATTACACAAAAGGCCTTTCCTCATTTACATGTACGAGAAATAGTAAATAAATACAGAACAAGCAAGCTTATCATTAATTCAATTGGAGAGTGTCAAGTTGCCAAATATAGCATCACAGGTATTGTTTGCCTAAATAGTCGTTTAGCCTGTTGAAATGCTGTTTAAAAGCTAGAGTGGCCTGCGATGTGTGTTTAAATATTATTTAGCCTGTTTAAACAAATGTTTGACCCATTTAAATGGATAAATAATGGGTGGGTGACTGTTTAGTATTTAGTATTTAGCATTTAGCTGAACAATGGTCACAAGAGGAATATATTTGACAAAGTGTACTCTTCATGATTCCTTAGAGAATACAATGGTTGGGTGACCTGCTGCTTCTTCTTAGCCACAGTTCAGACATTCTTGTACCTTAGAGAATCTTATGAATCTGAATCTACAAAGgtattctcccagataaattaaGGTGTCCCTTGTTCAGATTTTTTACCACACACCCCTGTTTACCCTCAGGCGATTCATACATCGATATGAGAGAATTCTAGTCAATTGAGCATAAGACCTGTAATCACTAAGTTTCTACTTGAAGCTAACTTTATGTACAATTCATGGATAAAGTACCATCAACATGTACAATGTTTACTCCTACACCCTAATTCATCCCTCCAACCCACATTACTGTAACTTAAGTGAATTTTTAGTGGAAATGCAAAAGGAATTTTTCTTTAGGTTTGACATGTGATATAAGGTTAAAGTACAAATAGTACTAGTACTAGCTAAGTATTTCTGTGTCTTCCAACTGTGCAGCAATTTCAACCTcattcttcttttggcttgactgCCCGCAAATTTTTCCTTGGAGGCCTCCATTGTGCTATCATCCTGCATATAGTGATTTTCCCTTGAAGCCCTCCATTGTGCTGTCATCCTGCATATAGTGTATGGTGTCAGTAAAATCAAGGTAGTGGGAGAAATGGGGAGCATCTAAAACCATAGTATTACAAACTTCAAAAGAAAGGGAAAAAAACCATAGTATTACCAATCTTCTGAATAGAGGTGTAGGTTTCCCTATCCTGTGGCCTGATGTCAAGAGCGTCGAACCCTTGACGGGCAGGACCGCGGCTACGGAGCTCGTAGCCGTTGGCCGTCTTCTCCGGTGAGGTTATGCCCCTCTACCGCAGGCTTAGGGTTTAGAAGAGAGAGAGGTAGGAGATACTTGATCTTTGCTTCCTTCCTGATGTCTCGGTACAGTAGGATATATATCCTTGCTTGTGAATAATCATAGCAACTAATCACCCCTAATTCTAGGGATCCTAATAGCCTATCCTTTCCTTTAGCCACTGGGCGGCTCCTGGGTCGCCTGGATCGCGCTCTCGGCGCGCTAGGCGCGCTCAGCCGCGCGTCTAACGTCGCGGGCCCGACGTCGCCTGGTGTACGTATTACCATACATGACATCTCTCCCCTCctctcgtcctcgagctggaacGCCGGAAAACGTTCACGGAACGTGTCCCAGTCTTCCCAAGTTGATGACGACAGTGGCTCCCCCTTCCAGCGCACGAGGACCTGGCGCACTCCTCTGGCGAGACGCGAGCGCTCCACGCGTTCCGGCTCCGGCACCGTGGCGCCGTTGTGGATGACGGGGAGGGGCGGCGGGGTGGCCGGAGGTACGCCCTGCCATTTCTTCAAGAGCCCGACGTGGAAGACGTCATGAAGTCGAGCGCGGGCCGAGAGTGCCACCCGGACGGCGACCGCGTTGATCACCTCGGTGACCTGGTAGGGGCCGAAGAAGCGGGGCTTCAACTTGCCCGTCGAGGAGTCCAGCGACGCGATGGGGCGGTGGCGTAGGCGCAGCAGCACCCAATCGCCCACAGCATAGGACACCTCCCAATGATGCTTGTCGTAGTGACGTTTCTAAATGGCCTGCGCCTGTTCCAGGCGAAAACGGATGTCCCGCGAAAATTCCTCACGCTCGGCCATGGTCTTGGCGACGGCCGCCACACGCGTCTCCTCGGCTTCATAGGAGCATAAGGTCGGCGGGTCCTGGCCATAGACGATGCGGAACGGTGTGTCGCGAAGGGACGTCTGGTACGCTGAGTTGTAGATGAACTCCGCCCAGGGAAGCCACCGGAGCCATTGGCGGGGACGGTCACCGGTGAAACAGAGCAGGTACATGGTGATCACCTTGTCCGCTGCCTCAGTTTGGCCATCGGCTTGCGGGTGAAACGCCGAGGTCATGTGCAGCTTTGTCCCCATGAGCCGCATGAGCTCGCGCCAGAACGTTGAGGTGAAGATGGGGTCGCGATCAGACAACATAGATTGTGGCATCCCGTGGAGGCGAACAATGTCGGTGAAGAACGCGTTGGCGACGGATTCTGCCGTGTACGGGTGAGCAAGAGGTATAAAGTGACAGTATTTGCTAACCTGTCCACCACGGTGAGTATGACGGACTTCCTGCGAACTTTCGGAAGGGCTTCGACGAAGTCTAAGCCGATGTCGGACCACACCGACGATGGCACCGGGAGCGGCAAGAGCAGCCCCCCGGGTGGAGGTGCTCGGACTTGAGCCGCTGGCAAGTTCCGCACGTGCGGATGAAGTATTGGACGTGCTGGCGCATCCCGGGGAAGTGAAAAGTCACGCCGGAGTCGGTGCAGCGTGCGCTGGACGCCCTCATGGCCGTCCTCGTGGATGGTAGCCCTGATCTCCAGGAGCAGCGGGGACGACGGCGTGATGTAGAGTCGCCTCGTGTAGGTCACCAGGCTGTCGCGGACAGCCCACGGCGAGGCGCGCATGCCGGCGAGAATCTCCTCCCGGAGAGTTACGACTGCTGGGTCCGCGGCGTGTGCTTGGCGTAGCATGTCGATGAAGTCGAATTCTGGTGCCGACAGTGCGAGCACTGCTCCTGTGCTGTCCTCCGTGTCGCGGCGAGATAGGGCATCAGCGACCACGTTCTGGGCGCCCGGCTTATACTCCACCTCAAAGTCGAAGCCGAGAAGCTTCCCGACCCAATGATGCTGAGGGATCGTGGCGAGCCGCTGGTCCAACAAGAATTTTAGACTGTAGTGATCTGTGCGCACGGTGAAGTGGCGACCCCATAGGTACGGGCGCCAATGGCGGACGGCGTGGACGAGCCCGATCAGCTCCCGCTCATATGCGGCTAGAGAGCGGTGGTGTGGCGCGATCGGCCGGCTCAAAAACGCGATCGGGTGCTTCTCTTGCAGGAGCACGACGCCGAACCCATGTGTCGAGGCATCACACTCGACGACGAACGGCTTGCTGAAATCCGGGAGGGCGAGGACCGGTGCCGACGTCACCGCCTCCTTCAGCGCCTCTAACGCCGCAGCCGCCTCCCCCGACCATGAGAAGCCTTCTTTCTTTAACAGCCCCGTCAGAGGAGCCGCGATGGCGCCGTAGTTGAGGACGAAGCGCCGATAGTAGCCTGCTAGGCCAAGGAAGCCGCGGACCGCGCGGGTCGACTTGGGCACCGGCCAGTCGTGGATGGCCTGCACCTTGGCCGGATCCATGGCCACGCCggtctccttgatgatgtggctGAGGTAGGAGACTGACGTGACGCCGAAGGCGCACTTGGATCACTTGACGAAGAGGTGCTGGTGGCGGAGTTCGGTCAAGACCGTGCGAAGATGCCGAAGGTGATCCGCCCACGACTCACTGTAGATTAGGATGTCATCAAAGAAAACGAGTACAAACCGGCGAAGGAACGGTCATAGGACATCGTTCATCAAGGACTGGAATGTTGCAGGCGTGTTGCACAGGCCGAACGGCATCAGCAAGAACTCATACAGACCGTCGTGCGTGCGAAACGCAGTCTTTCGCAGTCTTGTGGATGTCCTCCGGCTTCATGCGCACTTGGTGGTAGCCCGAACACAAATTGAGCTTGGTGAAGAACCTTGCGCCCTGAAGCTCGTCTAGGAGCTCCTCCACCACAGGAATCGGGAAAGCATCCTTGACGGTGAGCGCGTTCAACGCGCGGTAGTCGACGCAGAACCGCCATGAGCCATCCGGTTTCACCACGAGGAGGACCGGCGAGGAGAACGTCGACGTGCTGCGGCGAATGATCCCTTGCTCGATCATGGCCGCACATTGGCGCTCCAGTTCATCTTTGTGGGCCGCTGGGTATCGGTACGGTCGGACCGCCACCGGGGTCGCGCCGGGCTTAAGGACGATCGGGTGGTCACGGCCGCGTGGAGGAGGCAGACCCGTCGGGGCGGCGAAGACGTCCCCGAACGAATCCAACAGGCCCTCCAACATGGACTCGCCGGTGGTTGCTGCGTGTACTGCGGGCGCCGCCGTGCATGCCATGCCGAACCAACAGATAGGCCGCCCCTCGTGTTGGAAGGACAGGGTGTGGGTGGCGACATCCCAGGCGATGCGCCCTAGGGTTGCCATCCACTGGGTGCCCAGCACCATGTCGTATCCGGCGAGTGGCATGACGTAAAGGTCGACGTCGAACGTCATGCCCTCGATGGAGATAGCCGCCTGTCGAAGGACACCAGGGCACGCCACCTTCTCGCCATTGGCGACCGTGGCAGTGAGCCCCGGGCGCAGTAGGATGGTGAGCCTGGTACGGTGCGCGTCCGTTTCGCCGATGAAGTTGTGTGTGGACCCCGTGTCCACCAGGGCGACGAGCGTGGCGGCGCCCAGGGTGACCCGAAGCAGGATGGGGGCGCCCACGGCCACGCCTGCCACGGCATGGAGGGAGAAATACGGAGCCTCCGTCGCCCCATCGTCCCCTGCAACACGCCACCGTCGGCGTCGTCAATCTCCACGCCGTCCAGGAAGAAGATGCGGCGGCAGAATCTCTTGTGGCCACGTGAATATTTCTCATTACAATTGAAGCACAGACCTTGTCGGCGTTGCTCGGCCATCTCCGGGGTGAGGCGGCGCTGGTTGCCCTCGGCACGGCCCTGCTGTGCAGGCGCCGGCGGCGCCGGGAGTGCCAAGAGAGGCGGTGGAGCCGATAGGGCGGCCCGAGCCGCGGGAGGCGGTGGTCCGTGCGGTGGAAGTGGCGCTGGCCGCTCCGGCTCCATAAACTCGACCTGGCGGGCCAGGCTCATGGCGGCGGAGAGGGAGTCCGGGTTGTGGATGCGGACGGCGTGGCTGAGCGGCGGCAGGAGCCCTCCGGTGAAGAGCTGGACCCGCTGCGCCTCGTCAAGCCGGCCGGCGCGAGGCAGGAGGGCCTGGAACCGATTGGCATACTCCTCCACGGTCCCCGTGCGGCGGCACTCGGCAAGCTCAAACATCGGGGCGGAGCGAAGGGGAGGGGCGAACCTCAAATTCAAGAGATCCTTGAAATTACCCCACGATGGCGTGCCGTCATCGTCCTGCAGCTGGGTGAACCACAACTGTGCGGCGTCATCCAGATGATAGGACGCCATGCGCACGTGCTCTTCCGCCATGGTTCGGTGTTGGCGGAAGTAGGCCTCACACTTGTTGAGGAACAACATCGGGTCGGACGTGCCGTCGAAGTGGGGAAAATCCCACTTCCTGTTTTTCGGGTGGAACTCCTGCTCGCGCGGCCCCTCCGGacggcggccatcggcgccaCCAGACGACGACGTCTCGGACTTCTCCTTCATCGAGGCCATGTCGGCCTTCATGGCAGTCATCTCAGCGGACATGGTCTTCGTCTTGGCGAGCAAATCGGCGAGGGTGGGTTCGGCCATGGCTGCTGATTGCGCGGTGGAAACGGTGGAGGAGGGTGGGGCTGGTGGCGGCTGGGCGTGGTGGGCTGTAGCGCCGGCGGTGGAAGGTGGACCGGAAGTGGAGGCAGAGGATCGCCGGATATTTGATACCAagttgtcaagagcgtcgaacCCTTGACGGGCAGGACCGCGGCTACGGAGCTCGTAGCCGTTGGCTGTCTTCTCCGGTGAGGTTATGCCCCTCTACCGCAGGCTTAGTGTTTAGAAGAGAGAGAGGTAGGACATACTTGATATTTGCTTCCTTCCCTGATGTCTCGGAACAATAGGATATATATCCTTGCTTGTGAATAATCATAGCAACTAATCACCCCTAATTCTAGGGATCCTAACAGCCTATCCTTTCCTTTAGCCACTGGGCGGCTCCTAGGTCGCCTGGATCGCGCTCTCGGCGCGCTGGGCGCGCTCAGCCGCGCGTCTAACGTCGCGGGCCCGACGTCGCCTGGTCTACGTATTACCGTACATGACACCTGATGGTATATGATCCCAAGGCCTTTTTGCTTTTTCCCACTGCCCTTTTCTATAATAGATGCTCTTCTGGGTATAGATTCAGCTGATGAAGGAAGGACCTAAATAAGATATCAATGAATATGTTTGCATCACTTCATTTCAAGTCTGGGCCAAACCTCTTTTGAGAAGGATGGCATGAAAGGCTCTAGCAAACAAGCCAGGAGGTAAACGAGGCCAATGGAAGTCTTTTTCACAGTGGCACAACCAACTGGATCTTGTTTGTAAAGTTCCCAAAACTTACTACCCTGCATATGCAGGAACAAATTTGGTGAGAGACGAGGTTGTTTAATCAATGCAAAAGAAAGCCTGGAAAACATGTAACTAAGGTTTACTTGCAGGTATGCATTTCCCTCTTTGGAAATGGCCATTGCAAGCTTTAGCCCTTGTTTTAGTTTAGCCTGTTAATGGTAGCCATTGATATTACATGAATGCCTAAGGCTGATAGAAGCACTTCAATTTCAGATTATGTACTAGTACAACTCCATTGGTTTGAAGTCAATTTATTACCTTGTTCATCGCATCTATATACTGCTCAACCAATTTACCAACAGTTTCTGGAATGTCCTGAGTCTGTGCATGTGACTCTGCATGTGGTGCATCAGGTATGACGGAACCATATCCAGCTCCTGCAACAACAGTTCAGAGAGGCACAACAAACAGGACACTGATGCATTTTAGGATAAATCCAGAGAGCTATGGATAAATCACAATCAAAAGGGTAAGATGATTCGTTTCTACTGACCCTCTGGTTTTGCAATGAAGCTCAGCTctcgataaaagaaataactaattacacagtttacctgtaatttgcgagacgaatcttttgagcctagttagtccatgattgaaagtGCTACtgtttatattttgcaaaattttttggaagtaaacaaagccttagaaaCATGTAGGATCGGAATTAACCTGTTGTACTATGgccttttctaaaaatttttaagattctctgtcatattgaatctttggacatatgcacagagcattaaatatagataaacaaataactaattgcataatttgtatgtaatttgcgagataaattttttgagtttaGTCAATCTATGGCTAAACAACAATTActaatgaaagtgctacagtagcaagaCGTGTGTTCTGTGAAAGCCAATTGCAGCTTGTGAGTGCGTGTCCCCCACGGTTCCGGTTGGTCTCGTGTATTTAGACCTTATTTAGTTGTAatttttttctttagaaaaatgaACACCgtattatttttgtttgtatttgacaaatctaTCCCTACTACTAAATTGTAAAAATTTCAGTCTTTCTGCCGCTCCCGTCGGTCCCCGAGTCGACCTCGGCACGCTGCTCGTCTTCATAGACATCTACGGATTCTTCTACGACATGATGATGCACCCGCAAAGGTACAGAATCATCCAGTCCACCAGAGGATGCTGCGGCACGGGCCTTCTCGAGGCCGGTCTCCGTCCTCCGCCGTCTGCCAGGACGTTGGCTACTACCTCTTCTAGGACAGCTACCACCCTACGGAGAAGGTGTACAAGGTCCTGGCCGACTTCGTCTTCGACAACTACGTCAAGCTTATCCTCGTCTAGCTCATCATCAGCATCGTTCATTTGATTATTTGATTGATGAATCTAGATCTCCGGCCTCTGGATCGATATACTTTGCATTAATTGCATGTTTACTGCTAGCCGCTGTATTTAATTACAtttgctttcttcttcttctagaCGGGatctctctatatttatttacaATATATTGTTACTCTCGATCGATTGTCATACTCCATAAAAAAAACAATTTCTAGAGTTattctaagtcaaattttttaaactttgaccaaatttctagaaaaaaatgctaagatttatggtatcaaattaacatcattagattcatcatagaatatatttttatatgatgtgcattttatgtcatagatgttactcttttctataaaattagtcaaactttaaaaatttgactgaTATGGATTCtaagaattgattctttcgtgaagGTCTTattcagttggcaaaattttggaatttcgggtactatagcactttcttttgtattttacaaatattgttcaattatcgACTGATTATTCTCAAAAAAAttctctcacaaattacagataaactgtgtaattagttttttgttttcgtctatatttaatactccatgcaggtgtcgcaagattcgatgtgacggagctgataggaaaaaaagaata contains:
- the LOC110431797 gene encoding uncharacterized protein LOC110431797; translation: MAEPTLADLLAKTKTMSAEMTAMKADMASMKEKSETSSSGGADGRRPEGPREQEFHPKNRKWDFPHFDGTSDPMLFLNKCEAYFRQHRTMAEEHVRMASYHLDDAAQLWFTQLQDDDGTPSWGNFKDLLNLRFAPPLRSAPMFELAECRRTGTVEEYANRFQALLPRAGRLDEAQRVQLFTGGLLPPLSHAVRIHNPDSLSAAMSLARQVEFMEPERPAPLPPHGPPPPAARAALSAPPPLLALPAPPAPAQQGRAEGNQRRLTPEMAEQRRQGDDGATEAPYFSLHAVAGVAVGAPILLRVTLGAATLVALVDTGSTHNFIGETDAHRTRLTILLRPGLTATVANGEKVACPGVLRQAAISIEGMTFDVDLYVMPLAGYDMVLGTQWMATLGRIAWDVATHTLSFQHEGRPICWFGMACTAAPAVHAATTGESMLEGLLDSFGDVFAAPTGLPPPRGRDHPIVLKPGATPVAVRPYRYPAAHKDELERQCAAMIEQGIIRRSTSTFSSPVLLVVKPDGSWRFCVDYRALNALTVKDAFPIPVVEELLDELQGARFFTKLNLCSGYHQVRMKPEDIHKTAKDCVSHARRSV